The DNA sequence AACGACGGCCCCGTCGCAACCGCCATCGCCGACCAGTCCATCGATCGCGGCGAGGCATTCTCACTCGACGTCTCTTCAAGCTTTAGCGACGCCGACCCTGGCGACTCCTTGAGCTACAGCGCCACCATGGCAAATGGCGACCCGCTGCCAGAATGGCTGACCATCGATCCCTCGACTGGCATGCTCTCAGGCACCCCTGCTCAAAGCGACAGTGGCATCATCGAGGTGAGCGTCACTGCTTCCGACGGAACCGCTTCAGCGAGCGACACCTTTACTATCGATATAAACGATGTCGTAGCGCGCTACGGTGACAGTTCGGCCAACACCTTGAGCGGCGACGCCTACAACGATGAGATCTCTGGCGGCAAGGGCTCCGACACCATCGACGGAGGAGCAGGAGACGATCTCATCTACGGCGACGATTCGCCAAACAACTCAACGGCCAACGAAGGGAACTACATCATAAACGGCTCGTTCGAACACGTGGATGGCGGCGAGAACCACTCGTGGGGCAAAAAAATGAGCGCCGTCGATGGCTGGACTGAGGCAAACGGGAAACAGTTCGAAATGCACATCGAAGGATGGGACGGCATGGAAGCACCCACCGATGGCTCCTACTACCTCGATATGGAGGAATCCCCAGGAAATATCGACATCAGCCAGCAAGTGAATGGCTTGACCGATGGAGCGAGCTACACCCTCTCCTTCGACGCTGCAGACCGAGTCAGCGACCTCGGGAACCACATGGAAGTCTACTTTGGCGGAGAGCTCATCGCCACCGTCGATCCACAAAGCGAGGACTCCTTCCAGTCCTACACATTCGAAGTCACCGGAGGGATGGGCGATGGTTCGAACACACTACGCTTCGTGGGCTACGGTTCCGAAGATAATCGCGGCATCCTGCTCGACAACGTGCAGCTGCTGGACCTCCAAGACGACACCATCGACGCCGGAGCTGGCAACGACACCGTTTTCGGAGGTGAAGGGAACGATACCATCGATGCCGCCGAAGGTGACGATACCGTAGATGGCGGCTCAGGTGACGACACCTTGGTCCTCTCCGGAAATCGCTCCGACTACCAGTTCACCGACAATGGCGATGGCACCTTCACCATCGTAGATACCGTAGCCGATCGCGACGGAACGGACCTTGTATCCAACATCGAATACATACAATTCGCAGACCAAACTGCAGCTTTCAGCTTAGCGGTTAATCACGCCCCGACCGACATCGCATTCGCTCAGCCAAACGCGAACCAAGGAGTGGAAGCTCAAGTCAGCAACGCATACGTCTCCACCGGAGAGGGCGGCGGACAGGCCAGCTCTACAATCGACTTCTCTGGAGCAAACCAAGGCAGCGGCGAGATCGTCATCGAGTTCGGCCGCGTGGACAACTCTTTCGAGGTCCAGCTGAATGGACAGTCCCTCACTGGAGAAACAATTCAGCTGCAGGCCAACGACTACGATCCAGCGAGTGAAGTCTTCCTCAGATTCCAGGATGGAGGAGACATGTCAGACCCATGGAGCAGCAGCTCAAGCGGAGACCCCCGTATCAAGATGGTCATTACGGAGCAAGGAGTCGAAGTCTGGGGACTGAGAACCTCATCATCCACGACCTACGAACAGATGGAACTCGACGAGGGAGCCTTCGCTGCCCCGAGTATCAATCTCGGTAGCAACGAGCTTACGATCATCAATCCCGACAGCGTCGGGGCAGATGGTCTAAATGCCACCATCAGCGGCACCTATGACACCAGCCCCTTGGTAGCTATTGGGCTCGACGAGTCCGGAAACACCACCGCGACCCTGCCGGAAAACATCGCCGGAGCAGAGATCGCTACCCTCTCCTCCGCCGATCCAGACGCTGGCGATTCCGGGAGCTACAGCATCGATAGCGACCCCTCCGGTCTATTCGAAATCGTGGGAAACACCTTGAAGCTGAAAGAGGGCTCCTCGCTCGACTTCGAAAACCAAAGTTCGCATCGCGTCAGTATCAAAGTCACCGATACAAATGGCGCCACCTATACCGAAAGCATCACCGTTCGCGCTTCGGATGTAGACGAAAACGCTTCCAGCTCCCCAGCGGATCCTGACGTCACCTACGTCGGCACCTGGGAAACCGAAACCATCACCACCGGCTCAGGAAACGATCACATCACTACAGGTGGCGGCAATGACACCGTAAACGCTGGCGACGGAAACAATACCGTCATCGGATCAAGCGCCTCCGAAACCATCACCACCGGATCGGGCGACGACTATATCGAAACCAACGGAGGAGACGATATCGTAAACGCAGGCGACGGGAACAACACCGTTGTAGGTACCTATGGAAATGAGACCATCACCACCGGAGCGGGCGACGATACCATCACCGCCAGTTGGGGCACAGACGTCATCAACTCGGGCGATGGAAACGACACCATCTACGCCGCAGCGGAGGAAGTAGATACCATCGATGCAGGGGCGGGTGACGATACAATCATCATTTCTGAAGGCTATTCCTTCGGCTCCATCGATGGCGGCATCGGAGAAGACACTCTCCTGCTGGATGGCGCCGACAAATGGATCGATTTCACCAATATCGGACCGGCCAATCAACTCTCCAACATCGAGCGCATCGACATCCATGGCAGCGGTTCAAACCACCTCAAGCTCAGCGCCGAAGACGTGCTCGACATGACTGATGGCGACAACCGCCTCTTCGTAGATGGCGATGGCGACGATACCGTGGATCTCGATCCGTCCTTTCAGAGCCAAGGCACTGAAAACGTCGACGGCACCGACTACACCCACTACTACGACGCCACCACCGACACCCATCTCTACATCAACAACGATATCACCGACCAATCGCCGTTCTAGCGCGCTTTCCGCGACGCGCCTTTCGTCGAAATCGGGTGGCGACCTTCTCCAAACGAAAACGCTGAAAACAAGCCTCCCTAAACGAAAAAGGAGGGTCCGAAGACCCTCCGTCTTTTCCACTCCAGTCAACCGAGCTGGCGATGCGAAGCCGAGATCGTCCCCAGCCTCGCGCTCGTTGGAATGGATCGCCTATTCCTAGACTAAAGCGACGCTATCGATACCGATGGCAAATCTTCGATAACAAAGTCTACGGGGACCAATACGGTTTGAGAGATCGGCACTCCATCGGCTTTTCCTGGCTCGAAATACCAGTGCTTCACCGACTTCATGGCCGCCTCGCTAAAGGCTTTGTTCGTCGTGGCTACGACTTGGACGGCATCCACCTCGCCACTGGAAGAGACGCGCAGCTTCAAAAGCGTGCGGCCTTGGATGCCGCGCTGCAGCATCGAAACAGGATAGTCCGGCTTGACCGTCTCCAACACATAGGCGTCCTGAGAAACCATGGCTGCAGGCTGGGGCGTTTGACTTTCCTCAGCGCTCGAGCTCTGGACCAGACCAAATCCTCCGCAAACCATCGCTGCAAACGCCAACTTAACAAATCTTGGGGTACTCATAACTTTGCTCCTTTCAGTTAGAAAAGCGCTTTTTGTAACGCTGCCGTAACATTGTTGCGCTATCGTAACCTTCTCAAGTAAATATGCTAATCCAGGGCAAAACGTAACATTAGTAAATTTTCTGCGCGAAAGGCGCAGCATAAGCCCTCAGCCTCGCATCCCGGAGCAGGCCCTTGGGAACGAGAAAACCCTCCGCCATGACAGCGGAGGGTCCTCAGACTAATTTCGAATCTAACCTATTCGAATTCTAGTAATTGAGATTCACCTCGAAGGTGAAGACCTGCTTGTCAGCTCCCCCGTAGCCGACGTTCTCCGCTCCATCGCTGCTGTAGTCGGCGAACTTGGTCACAAAGGTCATGTATTCATTCAGTTTATACGACGCCACCAGATCGATCTCCGAACCAAGGTAGTCGCTGATGTTTTCCGTAGCGAACTCGTGGTAGACCAGCTTGATCGGAACGTCGCCTGCCTTGAAGCCGAGAGAGACATACATGTCTTCCAGGCCCTCCGGAAGCCCACCGCCAAGTCCGAGCGAGGGACCTGCGAAGAGATCGGCAAACCCATTGAACTTATGCACGGTTGCCAGTGGCGTGGTAAACCCAGTGGTTCCGTCGCCTCCCAGAGATTCGATTCCTGCAGCGAGCGTGAAACCGCCAAGGTTCGCTCCGAACTCGCCCGCGTAGTAGGTGAGATCGAAATCGTTCATGCTCCCGCTATTGTCCATCTGCTTAGCGAAGCTGAAACTGTAGGTGTACTTGATCTCGCCACCATCGAACTTGCCGACTCCGCGCAAGCCATAGGTGTCGCTGGAGGCCAGAACCGGACGGTCGAAGTCAAGCAAGTATACGAAGCCAGTTAGATTGAAGTCCTCGGAGAACTTGTAGTTGCCGTTGGCGATGAGACCGCTCAGATCCTGCGAGGTGGCGTTGACCCGATGAACCGCGTCGAGATAGGCGAAGTTCAAGGTCGTCGCCTCGTTCACGGAACTCGAGTACGTGACCGCGTCAAAGGTCTGGATGTTCTGCCTCCAGCCCACATGCCCGATGAAACGATGATCGTCCAGGGTGTAGATCTGGCGACCTAGCTTCGTATCGGCAAACTGGATCCAGGCCTGATTCAGCTCGGTCGTGGGCACGTCCAAGCCCGGTCGATCGTCCGGATTGTTGAAGCTGATGTCCTCCAACTCGATCATAGCGGTGATTCCGTTGTAGGTGCCGGTCTTGTAGCCGAGTCGAGTGCGAATGCTGTATCCGTTTATTTCGGACGCGCCAGCTTCAGTGTATTCGTAGCGTGCGCGAGCGTTGAGGGACACTTTATCACCCTCCTTGAATCCATCCAGAATGTCGGAAATGGAATCAGCGGAGGCAGAGCTCGCCGCGAGGCAGAGCGAGGTCATGGTAGCGAACTTCGCGGCAACAGCGAAGGGCTTGGTTGTGGATTTCATGTTCATCTAGTTCTTTTTCGTTTTTAAGTCGGCAGTACGTCAGCTGCGGATACAATTATCCTAGGCCCTTAACCCACCGGTTCAGGAAATCGTAGTTGTCAATTTTTTTCGCCTCGGTCGCGCTCTCGACCTCGTCTGCTAATACACGTCTCTTAGGTAGCGCTTTTCCTTCTTCAGCGCATCGACATAGGCCTTCGCCTCATCGGAGCTCTTTCCTCCGTGCTCCGCGATGATCTCGTGCAGGGCGCGATCCACGTCCTTCGCCATTCGGGAGGCATCGCCGCATACATAAAAACGCGCCCCGCTCTCCAGCCATTTGAAGAGCTCCTCACCGCTTTCTTTCATTCGATCCTGCACGTAGACCTTCTTCTCCTGATCCCGTGAAAACGCCGTATCCAGGCGGGTCAGGAGTCCGCTCTCCTGATAGGCTTCGAGCTCCTCGCGGTACAGGAAGTCGCAGGACGCGTGCTGGTCGCCAAAGAAGAGCCAGTTCGATCCCTTGGCCCCAGTGGCGGACCGCTCCTCCAGAAACGCTCGGAAGGGCGCGATGCCCGTCCCTGGGCCCACCATGATCACTGGCGTATCGGCGTCTTCGGGCAGCTTGAACGTTTTCGTAGGGTGAAAATAGATACGAATCGGCTGGCTGCCATCGTGATCGGCCAGGAAATTCGAGCAGACTCCCTTTCGCAGGCGCCCATGGCTGTCGTAGCGCACCACGCCAACCGTCAAGTGCACTTCGTCCTGGTGAGCCTTGGGGCTCGAGGAAATCGAATACAAGCGCGGCTGCAGCTGCTTGAGCGGGGCCACGAGATACTCGGTGGTTGGAAAAACCACCCCGAACTCCACGATCGGATCAATCATCTGACGCCCCACCAGATAGGCCGACAGCTTCTCTTCGTCCTTGACCAGCTCC is a window from the Pelagicoccus sp. SDUM812003 genome containing:
- a CDS encoding putative Ig domain-containing protein, which gives rise to TLENGDPLPSWLSIDPTTGLLSGTPENADVGDIAVTVTATDASGATVSDIFGISVANTNDGPVATAIADQSIDRGEAFSLDVSSSFSDADPGDSLSYSATMANGDPLPEWLTIDPSTGMLSGTPAQSDSGIIEVSVTASDGTASASDTFTIDINDVVARYGDSSANTLSGDAYNDEISGGKGSDTIDGGAGDDLIYGDDSPNNSTANEGNYIINGSFEHVDGGENHSWGKKMSAVDGWTEANGKQFEMHIEGWDGMEAPTDGSYYLDMEESPGNIDISQQVNGLTDGASYTLSFDAADRVSDLGNHMEVYFGGELIATVDPQSEDSFQSYTFEVTGGMGDGSNTLRFVGYGSEDNRGILLDNVQLLDLQDDTIDAGAGNDTVFGGEGNDTIDAAEGDDTVDGGSGDDTLVLSGNRSDYQFTDNGDGTFTIVDTVADRDGTDLVSNIEYIQFADQTAAFSLAVNHAPTDIAFAQPNANQGVEAQVSNAYVSTGEGGGQASSTIDFSGANQGSGEIVIEFGRVDNSFEVQLNGQSLTGETIQLQANDYDPASEVFLRFQDGGDMSDPWSSSSSGDPRIKMVITEQGVEVWGLRTSSSTTYEQMELDEGAFAAPSINLGSNELTIINPDSVGADGLNATISGTYDTSPLVAIGLDESGNTTATLPENIAGAEIATLSSADPDAGDSGSYSIDSDPSGLFEIVGNTLKLKEGSSLDFENQSSHRVSIKVTDTNGATYTESITVRASDVDENASSSPADPDVTYVGTWETETITTGSGNDHITTGGGNDTVNAGDGNNTVIGSSASETITTGSGDDYIETNGGDDIVNAGDGNNTVVGTYGNETITTGAGDDTITASWGTDVINSGDGNDTIYAAAEEVDTIDAGAGDDTIIISEGYSFGSIDGGIGEDTLLLDGADKWIDFTNIGPANQLSNIERIDIHGSGSNHLKLSAEDVLDMTDGDNRLFVDGDGDDTVDLDPSFQSQGTENVDGTDYTHYYDATTDTHLYINNDITDQSPF
- a CDS encoding energy transducer TonB, encoding MSTPRFVKLAFAAMVCGGFGLVQSSSAEESQTPQPAAMVSQDAYVLETVKPDYPVSMLQRGIQGRTLLKLRVSSSGEVDAVQVVATTNKAFSEAAMKSVKHWYFEPGKADGVPISQTVLVPVDFVIEDLPSVSIASL